A part of Legionella sainthelensi genomic DNA contains:
- a CDS encoding arsenate reductase ArsC, whose product MNTKPMRLLFLCTGNSCRSIMAEAITNHYSNGRYLAFSAGSVPTGRVHPKAIEMLANHGIKPNAPRSKSWNEFKSESIDLVITVCDQAAHESCPIFPGHPKKLHWSIPDPAKVKGSEMQINTAFEDVFIQLKQWIEKELLA is encoded by the coding sequence ATGAATACCAAGCCGATGAGATTATTATTTCTTTGTACTGGTAATTCCTGTCGGTCTATTATGGCTGAGGCTATAACCAATCATTACTCTAATGGACGCTATCTGGCCTTTAGCGCAGGCAGCGTCCCAACTGGAAGGGTACATCCCAAAGCAATTGAAATGCTTGCCAATCATGGTATAAAGCCAAATGCTCCACGTAGCAAATCTTGGAATGAATTTAAGTCAGAGTCTATTGATTTAGTGATTACAGTATGTGATCAGGCGGCTCACGAAAGTTGCCCCATTTTTCCGGGACATCCCAAGAAACTCCACTGGAGTATCCCAGATCCAGCTAAAGTAAAAGGTTCTGAAATGCAAATAAATACCGCATTTGAAGATGTATTTATTCAACTTAAACAATGGATAGAAAAGGAGCTGTTGGCATGA
- a CDS encoding ArsI/CadI family heavy metal resistance metalloenzyme, giving the protein MKRFHIHIGVNNLADSISFYNALFGTEPTKVKSDYAKWMLEDPRINFAISTRAGKHGVEHLGIQVDDADELETLRKQFSEANISTHSDGETTCCYAKSEKSWINDPSGIAWEAYHTMEDAQFFSGGKATEGSCCMPEKTTKTSCCDTKTTGCCG; this is encoded by the coding sequence ATGAAACGTTTTCATATTCATATTGGCGTTAATAACCTTGCTGATAGCATCAGTTTCTATAATGCCCTGTTTGGAACCGAGCCTACAAAAGTAAAATCAGATTATGCCAAATGGATGTTGGAAGATCCGCGCATCAATTTTGCAATTTCAACACGTGCTGGCAAGCATGGGGTAGAGCACTTGGGTATTCAAGTAGATGATGCTGATGAGTTAGAGACATTAAGAAAACAATTTTCAGAGGCTAATATTTCAACTCATAGCGATGGTGAAACAACCTGTTGTTATGCTAAATCAGAAAAATCTTGGATCAATGATCCAAGTGGAATTGCATGGGAGGCTTATCATACTATGGAGGATGCCCAATTTTTTTCTGGTGGAAAAGCAACAGAAGGTTCTTGTTGTATGCCAGAAAAAACCACAAAAACCTCTTGTTGTGATACAAAAACAACAGGATGTTGTGGCTGA